From Desmodus rotundus isolate HL8 chromosome 12, HLdesRot8A.1, whole genome shotgun sequence, one genomic window encodes:
- the LOC123480345 gene encoding vomeronasal type-1 receptor 4-like, translating to MSQRPGSRKKSAGFLFISLRGRDCKGRCIRCPGSSRSEDKDQLLRTHSMATRDLVVGMTFLLQTVIGVLGNFSLLYHHLFLHFTGYRLRPTDLIVINLIVANCLVLFPTGIHYTMLSFGQYHHLHDFGCKFFPYLRGVGRGVSIGTTCLLSVFQAITISPTNSRWAELKVKAPKYIVFSIFLCWVLQMLVNVVAPILMSSNLSNKNITDRMWLGFCSRLYPDKTKDSLYAVLLTSPDVVCFLLMLWASGSMVFVLHRHKQRVRHVHRTPVSSRSSPESRATKTILLLSLPAHEP from the exons ATGAGCCAGCGtccaggcagcaggaagaagTCAGCGGGTTTTCTCTTTATCAGCCTGAGAGGTAGAGACTGTAAGGGAAGGTGTATCAGGTGTCCAG GGTCCTCTCGTTCAGAAGACAAAGACCAGTTACTGAGAACACACAGCATGGCCACCAGGGATTTGGTAGTAGGAATGACCTTTTTACTACAGACTGTAATTGGAGTCCTGGGCAATTTCTCTCTGCTTTATCATCATCTCTTCCTCCATTTCACTGGGTACAGGCTGAGGCCCACAGACTTGATTGTCATAAACCTAATTGTGGCAAACTGCTTGGTTCTCTTTCCTACTGGAATCCACTATACAATGTTATCTTTCGGGCAGTATCACCATCTCCATGATTTTGGATGCAAATTTTTCCCCTATTTACGAGGAGTGGGCAGGGGTGTGTCCATTGGCACCACCTGCCTCCTGAGTGTCTTCCAGGCCATCACCATCAGCCCCACGAACTCCAGGTGGGCAGAGCTTAAAGTAAAAGCTCCCAAGTacattgttttttcaattttcctgTGCTGGGTTCTACAAATGTTGGTAAATGTTGTTGCTCCTATACTTATGTCTagcaatttgagcaacaaaaacaTCACAGACAGAATGTGGTTGGGATTCTGTTCTCGTCTTTATCCTGATAAAACCAAAGACTCATTATATGCAGTGTTGTTAACATCCCCTGATGTTGTATGTTTCCTGCTCATGCTCTGGGCCAGCGGCTCCATGGTCTTCGTCCTGCACAGACACAAGCAGAGGGTCCGACATGTTCACAGGACCCCCGTCTCCTCCCGATCCTCCCCTGAGTCCAGAGCTACCAAAACCATCCTTCTCCTG TCCCTTCCTGCTCATGAGCCGTGA